The Ketobacter alkanivorans genome includes the window ATTCCCGAGCTCATGAAGGAGGACATGGCCCGGTTACGGCATTACTACTCAGAAATCAAAGATTCTGGCTCCCTGACATTGATCGGTCGTCGTGATCTGCGCACCAATAATTCCTGGATGCACAACAGTCAAAGGCTAGTGAAAGGCAAGGATCGCTGCACTCTGTTAGTCCACCCCAACGATGCAGAACATCATGGAGTGAAAGACCGCGGTCGCGCAAAGCTGATATCCAGAGTGGGGGAAGTTGAAGTCGACATAGCCCTTACCGAAGACATCATGCCGGGTGTAGTGAGCCTGCCCCATGGCTGGGGACATGACCGAGAAGGTATTGCCCTTCGCGTGGCCCAAAGTAATCCTGGCGTAAGCGCAAATGATGTTACCGATGATCAGTTTGTGGATACTGCTTCCGGCAACGCAGCGCTTAACGGGGTTGCAGTTAGACTGGTTGGCATATAACCCGAGTCTAAATCTCTGATTTATGGTCATCAATTACTTTCAGTAACTGGTTCACGGTGGGGCGTGTTTTGTAATCCAGAGAGGTATGAGACCACACTACCGTGCCATGCTTATCAATAAGAAAAGCAGATGACACGGCAAATTTATGGTGCTGCTTGCCACTCCATTCTTCGATATTGATGCCATACTCCTGATACTTGGGCATCAATGCATCGTCTAATTTCATGCTGACTCGAAATAGATCGTGCACTACCAATTCAGGATCGGACAATACCGGGAACGGAATTTCATAAGTCCGGGACACCATTGCCGCAGCATCCGGGATGTCAACGCTAATCAAAACAGGCAACACATCGCGTGCTTTGAATTCAGGCCAGGCTTCTGTGAGCTGGCGAATCTGGCGATTACAATATGGGCACCAACCTCCACGATAAAACACCACCAGCAGCGGCCCTTTTGCCCTAAGACTTTCGAAGGAAACCGGCGTCCCGGTATGGTCGTTAACTTCAAATGAGACTACTTTGTCACCCTTCGCCAGACCAATACCATCATCGCGGGAGCCTAGTACAGCATTATCAGTGGCATTCAGCTCTGGTAATTTCACCGGCAATGCAATGCCACCCGCATGAGCGAACATGGTTAGAAAACAGAGATTGATTACAAAAAAACCGATTACGATCCGCATATTAGACTCCTGTTTACACGCCATACACCCGCGCGCAGATTGGCAGCATGGCTAATTCCATTCCAAGCGGACGTCAGTATCCTTGCCAAAGTCGATCTGTGTCAACCGGCAGGTCACCTTCGGAACAGTTCAGGCCGCAGATTAGCCTTTATAAGAGGATGCATCGGTTGTGTATTCAGGATGGCCATATTCAACTAATAGCCGGTTGATCTTTTTGACCAACATTCGATCTACGATCCCATCAATCACAGGTATGCGCTGCGCAACTTTGGTCGCAACCACTTGCGGTAGGACATATGCACTCACCATGGCAAAGAACAGATAATCAATAGGTGACGCATTCACATTCATTTTTTTAGCCAGAGAACGGTTGCCCTCACTTAGAAAGACGCGATAGAAAAACACTTTGGAGAAGCTTTTCTCCACTTGATTATAAATACGACTGCGAACGCGTTTGTCTTTGGGCCGATAGGCTGCCATGGTGGCCCGCACCAGGGCACCACAGGTCTCATCGTCATAACCATCGCGCAGCGTTCCCGAATATGCCATCATTACATCCACAATCGCCTTCGGCGTGGCAGGGAGCAACTCCTCTGGCAAACCCAGTAAATAGCTCTGATATCGACACAGCTCAACAATAGCTCTCTCTTCCGATGTGAACTTCTTATTCTTTCTCCCCATTGCAGCAAAGGCCGCAAGAAAGCCTGGTATGGTGCCTGCTGGCATCTGATCTACTTGGGGAATGGGGATGCCATAAACATTGACATCCCATTTATCTAATCGTGTAAGCAAATTAAATCTAACCATGGAATGCATTAATCGAACCATAGCGGCGGCCTTAAAGCCAACGCCATAGCGCTGCAATGCCCCCGGCAAAGTAGCCGTTGTAAAAAAGCTGGCCGTTTCGTTAACTCGCTGCACTGCAGATTCACTGGAAAGCGTACCCGTTAGTGCCATTGGCAATCCCGAATACTTGTTCATAAAAGTAGCAATAAAAGCACCGCGAATCGCAAATGGTGTCAGGTTGGCCATCTGGTTACGACTAATGCGCGCGCCCTCTTCAACCAGGTTCATATCTACCCATTCAGGGGTCTTCTCCATGGCAAAAATAAAGTCTATAAGTTCTGGTGGCGCATCAGGAACTGCGTCCAAGCCCTGATCACAGGCTTTCTGTAACATGCCAATTAAGCTCCTGAATCCGTACCGAGGCATCAATGCAGCGTAGGCATCTGCTACGATATCTCCCAGCATGGTATAAGCACGAGCGCGCTCTATTCGTTCAGCATCAGCCAGCAGGGCCGGCCTAAACTTTTTCGCAAGTCGACGGGGCATCTGGCTACGGTCACTGATTAGCTCCGCAAACCGAGTGGGTGTTTTGTCAAAATCGACTGCGCCATATAGCGAAGGTATACGCTCTTTCTGTGAGCGAACCTGTTGTTTTAGTTCTTGTAAGCTAATGGCCATATACGCTTTCCTTTAAAAAATGCCATCTCAAACGATAACATTGAATCAGCGAACATGGCACTGAATGGGGACTAAATAGGCTCACCTGTGTCGTGAATTGCCAGCGTCTGCTCTTTCGCGCCATTCAGGTCACCGTTAATAGCCAAACAGGCTTCCAAACGATCGGCGTATCCAACGGTTGTTATATTGAGGGCATAACCATCAAACAGAATTGAAATAGGATACATGGCTTCTAATTCAGCACCATTCAAATATAACTTACTGCGAGTGGCGACCACATTAGAACCCACTAGATTAAATAGCTTTGACACTCGCATGCCAAAACCCGATATTTGCCCTAGTATCAGCGGAGAAGTCGCAACGATAATGTAGAGGCGCATTATTGGGCAGTTTGAACACCATCAAGCCACCCACGTTTTTAGTATGCGCCAGTGCTTTTAGATGCGATTCAGGCTTGAATGGGGGTACCTGAAAACTTTAGCTTGGCCATTGCAACTTTGATAAACCCCTTCATATTATTCGCGTCATCAACCGTAGCAGTGTACTTAAGCGTCAGCTTCATTGGCTTGGTGGTTTTACTCTTCCAGGTTAGAGTTTCTCCATCAAATTTCCCATCTTCAATTTCCTGAACACCATACTCCTCACTGTTCATAGTACCCGTTAGGGTTGCGCCATCGGATTTAAGGGTTACAACACTTTTCTCTTCCTTGCCACCAGGCGCCTTCACAACAAAATCCCAACTGCAATCGATTACTTTAGACATACATGTTCTCCTTGCTTTATATTATTTTGATGAGATACGGTGTTTCTTATTAAATAAATTATTGATCGTGGAATACCGTGGTTTCGCTTAATTCGGCTCGCCCCATACGCGTGTTATTAATTGGGTCGTCGATATCCTCATATCCGAACGAAATCCCAAACAACAATTTATAACTGGCATCAACCTCTAACACTTCCCGTACTGCATCAGCATGAAACCCCAGTGAAGTTTGCGGACAACTAGCCAAGCCATGGGCGGTGAGCGCCAACATCAGGGTTTGTGCGTACATGCCAATATCAGCGGCTTCCCGCAGTCCAAAGTGTTCAGGCAAAAACAAAAATGCCACATGGGGAGCACCAAAGAAGCGATAATTACGCATAAATACTTCCATACGTTGCTCTTTGTCTTTGCGCTCCAACCCTACCGCACCGTACATTTGATTAGCTGCATCAAATTGACGCTCTTGGTAGATACCATGATATTTTGGCTCATAAGGGTAATCCAGTGTTGTCATGCCACGCATTGTATTGACCGGCAGGATGTCACGCAGACGCTCCAGCTTGCCACCACTCACCACATGTACGGCCCAAGGCTGAGTATTGCAGTTAGAAGGAGCCCGGCCGGCAATGCTAAAGACGTGCTGAATCAGTGCCTGACCAACAACTTGCTTTTTAAAACCACGCACCGATCGGCGCTGAGTGACCACGGCCTCAAAACACTCAGCCAGAGTCGCCTGCTCAAGATTCATGATGTACCCTCTGCATTAGTATTATTGGCTTCATAGTAATACATGTGACCGCTCAGTTCTCGCATTACTCTCCCCTCTTCCAGCAGGTAATGCAAATGGGCCACAACCTCACCCACCGCCAAAAAATTCTGAAAGGGTTCCAGTTCTTTATCAAACAGCTCAGCGGTGAGTTGCTGCGCAGTTCTTGGCTTCTCCAGCAATGCAATAATGGCCTGCATCCGTTCATGATGATGATCTACCACCGCCTGTAACCGCTCATGCAGACCATAGAATGGCAGCTGATGGGCCGGTAGAATCAACACACTATCGGGCACACGGCGAGCCATTTTCGTGTGAGCATTCATCCAATGTCGTAAAGGGTTATCCTTAGGCTGTGTAGGCGTTACGCTGACATTTGAGGTAATTTGTGGCAGCACCTGATCACCGGAAATAAGGATGTCCTGCTGCTTACAATACAGGCATAAGTGTTCCGGGGCATGGCCACGGGTAGTGATGGCCTCCCACTGATGCAGGCCTATGGTAAGGATATCGCCATCCTGTATCCTATGAAATGCAGCAGGCACAGGCGACACCAAGTGCTTGTAATGTTTATTACCCAACAGTGCGTTACGATCAGCCTCTGATATACCCGTTTGATCGAAATACTGCTTCACTTCCCAATAGGGTTCTTGCCGCGCTTCACTATTAAAAGCGCGAGAATAGAAGTACTCCGCCTCCGTCATATACAGAGGAACCTTATGGGTATCGCAGAGCCAGCCTGCCAGCCCCACGTGGTCTGGATGATGATGGGTAACAATCACGCGGCTGATATGATCACCCTGTAGTTGCGCTTCGATCACGTCCAGCCATTGCTGCATAGCGGCTTGACCGTTCATACCCGTATCCAACACGCACCAACCCTGACCAGAGTCGTTAACCGTGTCCCGTAGCAAATAGCAGTTAATGTGATCGAGAGACAGCGGCAGTGGCGTTCTTAACCATTTGATGTCTGGTGTGATATGGAAGGCTTCCGCCTTACCCGGAGCGTGTTGAAACGGAAAGCGCAGGCTCACAGGCGCTTCGCCACTTCGCCGTACATCACTTCAGTGGCCCCGCCCCCGATGGTGAGTACTCGCGCATCACGGTACATACGCTCAATGATGCTTTCTTCCATAAAGCCCATGCCGCCGTGTAGCTGTACACATTCGTACATCACCTGATTCGCCACCTCGCAGGCCCACGCTTTCAGGCCAGACACCTCTTTAATGCATTCAACACCTTGAGCATCCAGCCAAGATACGTAGTACAAGTAGTTGCGGGCAGCGTCCACCTGAGTTTGCGCTTGAGCCAGTTTCAAGCGCACCACATCCTTATCAAACAGGGCACCACCAAAGGCCTGCCTTTGCTTTACATTCTCAATCGTGAGATCAAGTGCTTTCTGAGCCTCACCAACCCCCATTGCCGCCAGCATTATGCGCTCGTGCTGGAAGTTCTTCATAACAGCATAGAAGCCTTTGTTCTCTTCACCCAGCAAATTTCCAGCAGGGATACGGACATTATCAAAGAACAGTTCAGCTGTATCAGAACTGCGCCAACCATGTTTCTTAAGAGAACGGCCCACGCTAAAGCCAGACGTACCCTTCTCTACCAGAAACATAGATATACCGCGGGAACCTTTGGCATTGGGATCAGTTTTCGCAGCCACAATATACAGATCACCATAAACACCATTGGTGATGAAGATTTTGCTGCCGTTGATAATCCAGTCATCTCCATCACGTACGGCGCGAGTTCGGATACCTGCCACGTCTGAACCTGCAGCCGGTTCGGTAACACAGACAGCGGTGATGGTTTTACCTTGAATAATATCTGGCAAGTATTTTTGTTTTTGTTCGGCATTACCCGCCAGTGCCAAATGCGGCGACGCCATATTAGTGTGCACCAGAGCAGTTATAGTTACCCCTGCAAAGGTAGATCGGCCCAACTCTTCGGCCAACACGGTGGCAGCTCGCACATCTAAACCGCTGCCACCATAATCAGTGTCATGCGTTAAGCCCAGAAAGCCCAGCTCACCCATCTTGCGCATAAGCGCTCGGGGCACATGGCCTTCCCGTTCCCACTCATCACCGTTAGGGACAATTTCTTTTTCTACAAAGCGGCGCACTTGTTCACGCAGCATCTGATGCTCTTCGAGGAAGTACGGATTGGGTATGTTACTTGTCATAAGGATTCATCATCGGGTTGTATGCTAATAAGAATTGCACCATCTTCGACGTTATCACCTGCCACCACTCTTACTTGAGCAACCACACCCGCAACGGGGCAAGGCAGATTGTGGATCAGCTTCATCGCCTCCATAACGGCACCGGTTTGCCCGGCTTCCACCCTGTCGCCCTCACGCACCAGCACATCGGTGACCAGGCCAGGCATAGCGGCACGCACATCATTACCTGCACTTTTTCCCGCAGCGGCTTCACCCAACTGGCTTTCCTCCAGGCCAACAAATTGATAGCTACGACGCAGGCGTGGCGAGCTGAGTGCCACCTGCTTACCGACAATTGCGATATCCAAATTACGGTGGGTGCCTTCCAGCTCTACCCGCCATTGCCGTTGCAAACCATTACTATCGGTAGAATGATAAAGCTTGATTGGAAAGCTTACTGATTTTGCGCCATCATCACAGCCCTCAACTAGCGTGACAAAGTAGTTGCCATGACGCCCCTGTATTTGCATTGCTTGCAGGCCATTGGCGGTTTTCAACCACAGATGTGACGTGGCGACAGTACCGGCCAGTTGAGTTAAGCGCCAACCCCCCATGGTTTGCCAGGGCGTGCCGGAAACCGGATTACAGCCTGCAGATTCCTGCTGCATAGCCAGAGCAGCTGCAGCGATGGCTGCATGCATGGATTCGCCCCATGGTTGCCAGCCATTTGGAAACTGCTGTGCCAGATACTGAGTGGTAAGTTCCTGATGGAACGCAGGGCGGGTAAGAATACTCGTTAAGAACTCTTGATTGGTTTTCACTCCACCAATGGCGAAGTTATTCAGACCCTGCAACAAGCGCTGCGCCGCTAACCCTCGACTGCCCCCATGAGCAATGATTTTCGCCACCAATGAATCGTAGTAAGGGGTTATCTCAGATCCCTGAGCCACGCCACTGTCGATACGCAAACCTTCTGCTATTGGTTCCCGATACAAAGTGATGGTGCCGATCTCGGGCAGATAATCGTTAGCCGGATCTTCCGCGTTAACACGGGCCTCAATGGCGTGGCCATTGGCACGAATATCTTGCTGGGTATAAAGCAGCGCCTCACCTCGGGCAACCCGAATTTGACATTCCACCAGGTCAATACCGGTTATCAGTTCAGTAGTAGGATGCTCCACCTGAAGGCGAGTATTCATTTCCAGAAAATAGGCTTCACGACTATCGGCATCAAGAATGAATTCAACAGTACCTGCACCACGATAACCCAAGTGGCGGCCCAGCCTCACTGCGCAGTCGAATAGCTGCTGTCGCACATCATCATCCAGATGGCTGACCGGGGCCTCCTCAATCACTTTTTGATAATTGCGCTGTATCGAACATTCCCGATCCAGCAGGTGTAGCATGTTGCCGTGGCCATCACCCAGCAGTTGCACTTCAATATGACGTGGGCGAACAATGTATTTTTCCAGCAAGACTCGATCATCACCAAAGGCGCTGGACGCCTCTTGACGGGCTTGTTTAAGCGCTCCTTCGAATTCACAGGCCTCATGAACAATACGCATGCCTTTGCCACCACCACCGGCACTGGCC containing:
- a CDS encoding peroxiredoxin-like family protein, with protein sequence MRIVIGFFVINLCFLTMFAHAGGIALPVKLPELNATDNAVLGSRDDGIGLAKGDKVVSFEVNDHTGTPVSFESLRAKGPLLVVFYRGGWCPYCNRQIRQLTEAWPEFKARDVLPVLISVDIPDAAAMVSRTYEIPFPVLSDPELVVHDLFRVSMKLDDALMPKYQEYGINIEEWSGKQHHKFAVSSAFLIDKHGTVVWSHTSLDYKTRPTVNQLLKVIDDHKSEI
- a CDS encoding oxygenase MpaB family protein produces the protein MAISLQELKQQVRSQKERIPSLYGAVDFDKTPTRFAELISDRSQMPRRLAKKFRPALLADAERIERARAYTMLGDIVADAYAALMPRYGFRSLIGMLQKACDQGLDAVPDAPPELIDFIFAMEKTPEWVDMNLVEEGARISRNQMANLTPFAIRGAFIATFMNKYSGLPMALTGTLSSESAVQRVNETASFFTTATLPGALQRYGVGFKAAAMVRLMHSMVRFNLLTRLDKWDVNVYGIPIPQVDQMPAGTIPGFLAAFAAMGRKNKKFTSEERAIVELCRYQSYLLGLPEELLPATPKAIVDVMMAYSGTLRDGYDDETCGALVRATMAAYRPKDKRVRSRIYNQVEKSFSKVFFYRVFLSEGNRSLAKKMNVNASPIDYLFFAMVSAYVLPQVVATKVAQRIPVIDGIVDRMLVKKINRLLVEYGHPEYTTDASSYKG
- a CDS encoding WS/DGAT domain-containing protein — protein: MSKLFNLVGSNVVATRSKLYLNGAELEAMYPISILFDGYALNITTVGYADRLEACLAINGDLNGAKEQTLAIHDTGEPI
- a CDS encoding nitroreductase; translated protein: MNLEQATLAECFEAVVTQRRSVRGFKKQVVGQALIQHVFSIAGRAPSNCNTQPWAVHVVSGGKLERLRDILPVNTMRGMTTLDYPYEPKYHGIYQERQFDAANQMYGAVGLERKDKEQRMEVFMRNYRFFGAPHVAFLFLPEHFGLREAADIGMYAQTLMLALTAHGLASCPQTSLGFHADAVREVLEVDASYKLLFGISFGYEDIDDPINNTRMGRAELSETTVFHDQ
- a CDS encoding MBL fold metallo-hydrolase, whose protein sequence is MSLRFPFQHAPGKAEAFHITPDIKWLRTPLPLSLDHINCYLLRDTVNDSGQGWCVLDTGMNGQAAMQQWLDVIEAQLQGDHISRVIVTHHHPDHVGLAGWLCDTHKVPLYMTEAEYFYSRAFNSEARQEPYWEVKQYFDQTGISEADRNALLGNKHYKHLVSPVPAAFHRIQDGDILTIGLHQWEAITTRGHAPEHLCLYCKQQDILISGDQVLPQITSNVSVTPTQPKDNPLRHWMNAHTKMARRVPDSVLILPAHQLPFYGLHERLQAVVDHHHERMQAIIALLEKPRTAQQLTAELFDKELEPFQNFLAVGEVVAHLHYLLEEGRVMRELSGHMYYYEANNTNAEGTS
- a CDS encoding acyl-CoA dehydrogenase family protein, whose translation is MTSNIPNPYFLEEHQMLREQVRRFVEKEIVPNGDEWEREGHVPRALMRKMGELGFLGLTHDTDYGGSGLDVRAATVLAEELGRSTFAGVTITALVHTNMASPHLALAGNAEQKQKYLPDIIQGKTITAVCVTEPAAGSDVAGIRTRAVRDGDDWIINGSKIFITNGVYGDLYIVAAKTDPNAKGSRGISMFLVEKGTSGFSVGRSLKKHGWRSSDTAELFFDNVRIPAGNLLGEENKGFYAVMKNFQHERIMLAAMGVGEAQKALDLTIENVKQRQAFGGALFDKDVVRLKLAQAQTQVDAARNYLYYVSWLDAQGVECIKEVSGLKAWACEVANQVMYECVQLHGGMGFMEESIIERMYRDARVLTIGGGATEVMYGEVAKRL
- a CDS encoding acetyl/propionyl/methylcrotonyl-CoA carboxylase subunit alpha, with translation MSTIKRLLIANRGEIACRVIRACKRLGIESVAVYSEADRHSLHVQQADMAVHIGGAAANESYLDANAILAAAQKISADAIHPGYGFLSESTALISLCEKNGIIFVGPSMESIAAMGSKIEAKAIAQALDIPTVPGYNGDAQDLETLLTKGNAVGFPLLIKASAGGGGKGMRIVHEACEFEGALKQARQEASSAFGDDRVLLEKYIVRPRHIEVQLLGDGHGNMLHLLDRECSIQRNYQKVIEEAPVSHLDDDVRQQLFDCAVRLGRHLGYRGAGTVEFILDADSREAYFLEMNTRLQVEHPTTELITGIDLVECQIRVARGEALLYTQQDIRANGHAIEARVNAEDPANDYLPEIGTITLYREPIAEGLRIDSGVAQGSEITPYYDSLVAKIIAHGGSRGLAAQRLLQGLNNFAIGGVKTNQEFLTSILTRPAFHQELTTQYLAQQFPNGWQPWGESMHAAIAAAALAMQQESAGCNPVSGTPWQTMGGWRLTQLAGTVATSHLWLKTANGLQAMQIQGRHGNYFVTLVEGCDDGAKSVSFPIKLYHSTDSNGLQRQWRVELEGTHRNLDIAIVGKQVALSSPRLRRSYQFVGLEESQLGEAAAGKSAGNDVRAAMPGLVTDVLVREGDRVEAGQTGAVMEAMKLIHNLPCPVAGVVAQVRVVAGDNVEDGAILISIQPDDESL